The stretch of DNA GACCGGGCTCGACATCGACGTCGACGAGCCCGTGCTGAGCACCGCGTGGGAGATCGACGAGGGCGGCGCGTTCGCCACGATCTACCGCGCCTACAGCCCGACCGAGAGCGCGACGCTCGCGGGCGACCACGTCCGGGCGGTGTGGCTCGACCCCGCGGAGGCCGTCGAGCGCGACCTGAACAGCACCCAGAAGCGCGCGATCGAACGAGCGGTGGACCGACGATGAGCGAGCACGACGACACCCCGACCATCACCGCACTCGACGACGAGACGGTCCAGCGCATCGCCGCCGGCGAGGTGGTCGAGCGCCCCGCCTCCGTCGTCAAGGAACTCGTCGAGAACAGCATCGACGCCGACGCCGACCGCGTCTCGATCGCGGTCGAGCGCGGCGGCAAGGACGGCATCCGCGTCCGCGACGACGGCGTCGGCATGACCGCCGAGGAGCTCGACCTCGCGGTCCGGGACCACCACACCTCCAAGATCGGCGACATCGCCGACCTCGAAGCCGGTGTGGGAACGCTCGGGTTCCGCGGCGAAGCACTCGCCGCCATCGGCGCGGTCTCGCGGACGACGGTCCGATCGAAGCCCCGCGGCGGCGAGATGGGCCACGAACTCACCGTCACCGGCGGCGACATCGGCGAGCCCGAGCCGGCGGGCTGCCCGGCAGGGACCGTCGTCGAGGTCGAGGACCTGTTCTACAACGTCCCCGCCCGCCGGAAGTTCCTCAAGACCGACGCGACGGAGTTCGACCACGTCAACACCGTCGCAACGCAGTACGCGCTGGCCAACCCCGGCGTCGCGGTCTCGCTGGAGCACGACGACCGCGAGGTGTTCGCGACCGACGGCACCGGGAACCTCCGCTCGACGGTGCTCTCGGTGTACGGCCGCGAGGTCGCGGAGTCGATGGTCGACGTGGAGTGGGCCACAGAGGCCGACGACGCCCCCGTCCACGCCGTACAGGGGCTCGTCTCCCACCCCGAGACCACCCGCGCGGGCCGGGAGTACCTCTCGACGTTCGTCAACGATCGCTACGTCACCGCCTCGACGCTCCGGGAGGCGGTGCTGGACGCCTACGGCGGGCAGTTGGCGCCGGACCGCTACCCGTTCGCCGTCCTCTTCGTCGAGCTCGATCCCGCGACCGTCGACGTGAACGTCCACCCGCGGAAGCTGGAGGTGCGGTTCGACGACGAGGCGGGCGTCCGGGAGGCTGTGAGCGACGCCGTCGAGGACGCGCTGCTGGCCGAGGGGCTGATCCGCACTTCCGCGCCCCGCGGGCGCTCACAGGCCGCGGAGACGCCGGTCCGGCCCGGCGAGGACGACGAGGAAGCGGTCGGCGGCGCCGGCACGCACCACGAGGAAGCGAGCGGCGTCGGCGACCGAGGCTCGTCTGCTGATCGGCAGCAGTCCGCCGACGGTCTCGGCAGAGCCACCGGTAGCGACAGACCGACCGAGAACCCGGGGATCGAGCC from Halolamina sediminis encodes:
- a CDS encoding NUDIX domain-containing protein, producing MSRRFAVTQKAVLLGPDPERRLLLLENEDGVWELPGGQLRVGEQPVPGLKRAIRETTGLDIDVDEPVLSTAWEIDEGGAFATIYRAYSPTESATLAGDHVRAVWLDPAEAVERDLNSTQKRAIERAVDRR
- the mutL gene encoding DNA mismatch repair endonuclease MutL, giving the protein MSEHDDTPTITALDDETVQRIAAGEVVERPASVVKELVENSIDADADRVSIAVERGGKDGIRVRDDGVGMTAEELDLAVRDHHTSKIGDIADLEAGVGTLGFRGEALAAIGAVSRTTVRSKPRGGEMGHELTVTGGDIGEPEPAGCPAGTVVEVEDLFYNVPARRKFLKTDATEFDHVNTVATQYALANPGVAVSLEHDDREVFATDGTGNLRSTVLSVYGREVAESMVDVEWATEADDAPVHAVQGLVSHPETTRAGREYLSTFVNDRYVTASTLREAVLDAYGGQLAPDRYPFAVLFVELDPATVDVNVHPRKLEVRFDDEAGVREAVSDAVEDALLAEGLIRTSAPRGRSQAAETPVRPGEDDEEAVGGAGTHHEEASGVGDRGSSADRQQSADGLGRATGSDRPTENPGIEPSTDSTAPSGGIRDDESAETELEDWNDSAETSTDDTDEGATTTESAGEETDDWSVDLSGSSSASTGGSRSPQSSRDHTPRDDTPDFADSPDTADPSSGRSDSGTDEQSRTESARTPERSRSFATATQQALGGGTAEAGGEFDSLPTLRVLGQLQDTYVVAETDDGLVLIDQHAADERVNYERLQREFDGGMASQVLASPVTLELTAREAELFASQADALGELGFEAERADDRTVEVTAVPAVFDATLDPELLRDSLSAFVAAGDGETVVDDAVDELLADLACYPSVTGNTSLTEGSVSELLSALDDCENPYACPHGRPVIVEVSGEEIGERFERDYPGHGGRRQ